A window of the Constrictibacter sp. MBR-5 genome harbors these coding sequences:
- a CDS encoding isoprenylcysteine carboxylmethyltransferase family protein has protein sequence MTESAPAYGLWFLVVLNSAIFILFAFSFFKPRTGRDWRSFGAFSAFLVALFTEMYGFPLTIYLLSGWLQSNYPGVDWLSHDAGHLLEMLFGWEANPHFGPFHLLSFAFIGGGFVLISAGWKVLYDAQRRRTLATTGAYAYVRHPQYVGFILVMFGFLLQWPTLLTLAMFPVLVFMYVRLAKGEERAALAELGEDYRRYMADVPGFIPRLGRLSARRPS, from the coding sequence ATGACCGAAAGCGCCCCCGCCTACGGCCTCTGGTTCCTGGTCGTATTGAACTCGGCGATCTTCATCCTCTTTGCCTTCAGCTTCTTCAAGCCGAGGACGGGCCGCGACTGGCGCTCCTTCGGCGCATTCAGCGCTTTCCTGGTGGCGCTGTTCACGGAGATGTACGGCTTCCCGCTGACCATCTACCTGCTCTCGGGCTGGTTGCAGAGCAACTATCCTGGCGTGGACTGGCTATCGCACGATGCCGGGCATCTCCTCGAGATGCTGTTCGGCTGGGAGGCCAACCCGCATTTCGGTCCGTTCCACCTGCTGAGCTTTGCTTTCATCGGCGGCGGCTTCGTGCTGATCTCGGCCGGCTGGAAGGTGCTCTATGATGCGCAGCGCCGCCGCACGCTCGCGACAACCGGCGCCTATGCCTATGTGCGCCACCCGCAATATGTCGGCTTCATCCTCGTTATGTTCGGCTTCCTGCTGCAATGGCCGACGCTGCTGACGCTCGCGATGTTCCCGGTGCTCGTCTTCATGTATGTGCGCCTGGCGAAGGGCGAGGAGCGGGCGGCGCTGGCCGAGTTGGGTGAGGACTACCGCCGCTACATGGCCGACGTGCCCGGGTTCATCCCGAGGCTGGGCCGACTGTCGGCGCGGAGGCCGTCGTGA
- a CDS encoding DUF2933 domain-containing protein — protein sequence MDHGENRRGFFASRANMVLLVFLAVGGFYLVSEHWAHLIGVGPLLLLLGLCIGMHFFMHGGHGGHGSGSDENGPPPGGGREPGDHRH from the coding sequence ATGGATCATGGAGAGAACCGGCGCGGATTCTTCGCCTCGCGCGCAAACATGGTCCTGCTGGTCTTCCTCGCCGTGGGCGGCTTCTACCTCGTCTCCGAACACTGGGCGCACCTTATCGGTGTCGGGCCGCTGCTGCTCCTCCTCGGTCTCTGCATTGGCATGCATTTCTTCATGCATGGGGGTCATGGGGGTCACGGGTCTGGCAGCGACGAAAACGGCCCTCCGCCGGGAGGCGGCCGGGAACCCGGCGACCATCGCCACTGA